In a single window of the Rhizobiaceae bacterium genome:
- the tolR gene encoding protein TolR has product MGMSVGGAGRGGRGHRRRGRHHGLMSEINVTPLVDVMLVLLIIFMVAAPLLTSTVPIDLPKANAATTATETKPLEVSVNREGEIWIGDESYPLEEVASKLAAIAKTGYDERILIRGDRTADYGTIMGVMAEISSAGYKNIGLVGLPQQGS; this is encoded by the coding sequence ATGGGAATGTCCGTAGGGGGTGCAGGTCGCGGCGGACGGGGTCATAGACGCCGTGGCCGTCATCACGGCCTGATGTCGGAGATCAACGTCACGCCGCTCGTGGACGTGATGCTGGTTCTGCTGATTATCTTCATGGTGGCCGCGCCGCTGCTGACCTCCACCGTGCCGATCGATCTGCCCAAGGCCAATGCGGCGACGACCGCGACGGAGACCAAGCCGCTGGAGGTCTCTGTCAACCGGGAGGGGGAAATCTGGATCGGCGACGAATCCTACCCGCTGGAGGAAGTGGCCTCGAAGCTCGCCGCCATTGCAAAGACGGGCTATGACGAGCGCATCCTGATACGGGGCGACCGCACGGCGGACTACGGCACGATCATGGGGGTGATGGCCGAGATCAGCTCCGCCGGTTACAAAAATATCGGCCTCGTCGGCCTTCCGCAGCAGGGTTCCTGA
- the tolA gene encoding cell envelope integrity protein TolA, with amino-acid sequence MRGSLTSSVVMHAVLLGLGLVSLSSPRSMDASVESISVDIVPMEQTAQVQLGDKKAPMAEKPAPTPTERPQTLPDAQKIGDNEVDTDKPPVPDAKPKPVESAQAPKPQPKPEEPVKKEEVQKTEEPKPVPATEVAQAEQPKQDVRPDPVKQPEPKPEPEKQAEPKPADQPEQKVADAQPETTDSIAETIADSRPVEEAVKLPDNAPAPESKPKPAEAQTAKAPDRKASEAPAKEASSKPKSEDSEFNEDEVAALLSKEKTAGGGAKRSSQQAALGGKQNQGAKLSRGEEDALRDQLSGCWTIPAGAEGGDGLRVKVTFNVDASGKLDGRPRVEESSGNRAFDQSAVRAVQICDQQGLQLPAGKAEIWSEIAVNFDPSDMF; translated from the coding sequence ATGAGGGGCAGTCTCACAAGCTCGGTCGTGATGCACGCCGTGTTGCTCGGCCTGGGACTGGTGTCGCTGTCCTCACCGCGCTCCATGGATGCTTCGGTCGAGTCGATTTCGGTGGACATCGTGCCCATGGAACAGACGGCGCAGGTCCAGTTGGGCGACAAGAAGGCGCCCATGGCGGAAAAGCCTGCCCCGACGCCGACTGAACGGCCCCAGACCCTGCCCGACGCGCAGAAGATCGGCGATAACGAGGTCGACACCGACAAGCCTCCGGTGCCGGATGCAAAGCCCAAGCCGGTCGAATCGGCACAAGCGCCAAAGCCCCAGCCGAAGCCTGAGGAACCGGTCAAGAAGGAAGAGGTCCAGAAGACCGAGGAGCCGAAGCCGGTTCCTGCCACAGAGGTTGCGCAGGCCGAGCAGCCGAAGCAGGACGTCAGGCCCGATCCGGTGAAGCAGCCGGAACCGAAACCCGAACCGGAAAAGCAGGCGGAGCCGAAGCCCGCCGACCAGCCGGAGCAGAAAGTGGCCGACGCGCAGCCCGAGACCACGGATTCGATCGCCGAAACGATTGCCGATTCCCGGCCGGTCGAGGAAGCGGTGAAGCTGCCCGACAACGCGCCCGCGCCGGAATCCAAGCCGAAGCCGGCTGAAGCGCAGACCGCCAAGGCGCCGGACCGCAAGGCGTCCGAAGCGCCCGCCAAGGAAGCATCGTCGAAGCCCAAATCCGAAGACAGCGAGTTCAATGAGGATGAGGTCGCGGCACTCCTCAGCAAGGAAAAGACCGCGGGCGGCGGAGCGAAACGCTCCAGCCAGCAGGCGGCGCTCGGCGGCAAGCAGAATCAGGGCGCGAAACTCTCGCGTGGCGAGGAAGATGCGTTGAGGGATCAGCTCAGTGGTTGCTGGACGATACCCGCCGGGGCCGAGGGCGGGGACGGGCTGCGCGTCAAGGTAACATTCAACGTCGATGCCAGCGGCAAGCTCGACGGTCGTCCCCGGGTCGAGGAATCGAGCGGCAACCGGGCCTTCGACCAGAGCGCCGTGCGCGCCGTTCAAATCTGTGACCAGCAAGGGCTGCAACTGCCTGCGGGCAAGGCCGAGATCTGGTCCGAAATCGCTGTGAACTTCGACCCGAGCGACATGTTCTGA
- the tolB gene encoding Tol-Pal system beta propeller repeat protein TolB produces MMNPAMARVEIDVNKGVIEPLPIAVTDFLGEGLGVEISSIVAADLKRSGLFAPIDKAAFVEKISNPDAQPRFEDWKVINAQALVTGRVSTEADGRIRAEFRLWDTFGAQQLVGEQFFAPMANKRRVAHIIADAIYKALTGEEGYFDTRVVFIDESGPKDKRLKRLAIMDQDGANVRYLSKGSTIALTPRFSPTRQEITYMSYESGQPQVYLLQIETGQRELVGNFPGMTFAPRFSPDGQKVIMSLLRDDGNSNIFAMDLRSRNTTRLTNTNAIDTSPSYSPDGSKVVFTSDRGGQPQIYAMGADGSGQTRISFGGGSYSTPVWSPRGDLIAFTKQVGGEFQIGVMKTDGSGERILSSGFAQEGPTWAPNGRVLMYFAEGAGSGGPKLRSIDLTGRNEQPIPSPNFASDPAWSPLLD; encoded by the coding sequence ATGATGAACCCGGCGATGGCGCGGGTCGAAATCGACGTCAACAAGGGCGTCATCGAGCCTCTGCCGATCGCCGTCACCGACTTTCTCGGCGAAGGGCTCGGTGTCGAGATTTCGTCCATCGTCGCAGCCGACCTGAAGCGTTCCGGCCTGTTCGCGCCGATCGACAAGGCCGCCTTCGTGGAGAAAATTTCCAATCCGGACGCACAGCCGCGCTTCGAGGACTGGAAGGTCATCAATGCCCAGGCGCTCGTCACGGGCCGCGTCTCGACCGAGGCGGACGGGCGCATCCGCGCCGAATTCCGGCTGTGGGACACGTTCGGCGCGCAGCAACTGGTCGGCGAGCAGTTCTTTGCACCAATGGCCAACAAGCGCCGGGTCGCACACATCATTGCGGACGCCATCTACAAGGCGCTGACAGGCGAAGAAGGCTATTTCGACACGCGCGTGGTCTTCATCGACGAATCCGGCCCCAAGGACAAACGCCTCAAGCGCCTCGCGATCATGGACCAGGACGGCGCGAATGTGCGTTATTTGTCGAAGGGTTCGACCATTGCGCTGACGCCGCGTTTCTCGCCGACCCGGCAGGAAATCACCTACATGTCCTATGAGAGCGGCCAGCCGCAGGTCTATCTGTTGCAGATCGAGACCGGACAGCGCGAACTCGTCGGCAATTTTCCGGGCATGACGTTTGCGCCGCGCTTTTCGCCGGATGGCCAGAAGGTCATCATGAGCCTGTTGCGCGACGACGGCAATTCGAACATTTTCGCGATGGACTTGCGCAGCCGCAACACGACGCGGCTGACCAACACCAACGCAATCGACACCTCGCCCTCCTATTCGCCTGACGGTAGCAAGGTTGTTTTCACATCCGACCGGGGCGGGCAGCCGCAGATCTACGCGATGGGCGCGGACGGCTCGGGGCAGACCCGCATCTCGTTCGGAGGCGGCAGTTACTCCACGCCGGTGTGGTCGCCGCGCGGCGACCTGATCGCTTTCACCAAGCAGGTGGGCGGCGAATTTCAGATCGGCGTGATGAAGACTGATGGGTCGGGCGAGCGCATCCTTTCATCCGGCTTCGCGCAGGAAGGCCCGACCTGGGCACCCAACGGGCGGGTGCTGATGTACTTTGCGGAAGGGGCCGGATCGGGCGGTCCGAAGCTCAGGTCCATCGACCTGACCGGGCGCAACGAGCAACCGATCCCGTCGCCGAATTTTGCGTCCGACCCCGCCTGGTCGCCATTACTCGACTGA
- the pal gene encoding peptidoglycan-associated lipoprotein Pal gives MRRIAAIARNPVAVALVAALAIAGCASKKTPNSAGDLGLGAGAARPGSPQDFTVNVGDRIFFDTDSSAIRADAQQTLARQAQWLNRYTNYAITVEGHADERGTREYNLALGARRAAATRDFLIGQGVAGNRLKTISYGKERPVAVCDDISCWSQNRRAVTVPRGPGS, from the coding sequence ATGCGCCGCATCGCAGCTATAGCAAGAAACCCGGTCGCAGTGGCTCTGGTGGCAGCATTGGCCATCGCGGGCTGCGCGTCCAAGAAGACGCCCAACAGCGCAGGCGACCTCGGCCTTGGCGCCGGGGCTGCGAGACCCGGCTCGCCGCAGGATTTCACAGTCAATGTCGGTGACCGCATTTTCTTCGATACGGATTCCTCGGCCATCCGCGCCGATGCGCAGCAGACGCTCGCACGGCAGGCACAGTGGCTCAACCGCTACACCAATTATGCGATCACCGTCGAAGGTCACGCCGACGAGCGTGGAACCCGCGAATACAATCTGGCGCTCGGCGCGCGACGCGCCGCGGCGACCCGCGATTTCCTGATCGGCCAGGGCGTCGCCGGCAACCGCCTCAAGACGATTTCCTATGGCAAGGAGCGTCCGGTCGCAGTCTGCGACGACATCTCCTGCTGGTCGCAGAATCGCCGCGCCGTCACCGTTCCGCGTGGACCGGGTAGCTGA
- the ybgF gene encoding tol-pal system protein YbgF, producing the protein MQFRSLLSGAVAALLLSGAAQAAGSADNIAPAPQQGLPGVFPVQERAPVVLAQSTNQALDEQLRQMNGRIEELNFQLLQLQEQIRKMQEDNEFRFQELEDKKTDAGGAKTPRKHTMAEPAATATPEKAATASNGGATVPQQSTARSIEQLASAPLAEPQSSDAGSQPGDPQQSFGTITFDQNGNVVGGSVGDTAVTTRDPNAALPQEGTDTSDDTVVAALPPSNDPDDLYRSSYESILAGQYKAAEAGFRQHVERFPDDARAPDAEFWLGESLLGQQKYREAAEVFLDANKKYPRAKKAPDMLFKLGVSLVGINQRDVGCATFVEVGKRYPNASAALKKRIEREQAEAKC; encoded by the coding sequence ATGCAATTTCGAAGTCTTTTGAGCGGCGCCGTGGCAGCGCTGCTTCTGTCCGGGGCGGCGCAGGCGGCCGGCTCCGCAGACAATATTGCGCCCGCGCCGCAGCAGGGACTGCCGGGGGTGTTCCCTGTCCAGGAGCGGGCGCCGGTCGTTCTTGCCCAATCGACCAACCAGGCGCTGGATGAACAATTGCGGCAGATGAACGGGCGCATCGAGGAATTGAACTTCCAGCTCCTGCAGCTTCAGGAGCAGATCCGGAAGATGCAGGAGGACAACGAGTTTCGCTTTCAGGAGCTGGAAGACAAGAAGACCGATGCGGGCGGCGCAAAGACCCCGCGCAAGCATACGATGGCGGAACCGGCGGCGACTGCAACTCCGGAGAAGGCCGCAACCGCGTCGAACGGCGGCGCGACCGTTCCGCAGCAATCAACCGCGCGGTCCATCGAGCAGCTTGCGTCGGCTCCGCTGGCGGAACCTCAATCCAGTGATGCCGGATCGCAGCCTGGCGATCCGCAACAGTCGTTCGGCACCATCACATTCGACCAGAACGGCAATGTCGTCGGCGGCAGCGTCGGCGACACCGCCGTCACGACACGCGATCCGAATGCCGCGCTGCCGCAGGAAGGGACCGACACATCCGACGACACGGTGGTCGCGGCGCTGCCCCCTTCCAACGATCCCGACGACCTCTACCGCAGTTCCTATGAATCCATTCTGGCCGGCCAATACAAGGCCGCGGAGGCCGGTTTCAGGCAGCATGTCGAGCGTTTCCCCGACGATGCACGCGCACCGGATGCGGAGTTCTGGCTGGGTGAGTCCTTGCTAGGGCAGCAGAAATACCGTGAAGCCGCCGAAGTCTTTCTGGATGCGAACAAGAAGTACCCGAGAGCCAAGAAGGCGCCTGACATGCTGTTCAAGCTCGGCGTCTCGCTTGTCGGCATCAACCAGCGTGATGTCGGCTGCGCGACCTTCGTCGAGGTGGGAAAGCGCTATCCCAACGCATCTGCGGCGCTCAAGAAGCGCATCGAGCGGGAACAGGCCGAAGCCAAGTGCTGA
- the tilS gene encoding tRNA lysidine(34) synthetase TilS yields MPGEKYVAAVSGGSDSLALLLLLKAHLDRSCPGAKLIAATVDHGLRPASAMEAEDVGRLCRDIGLEHVVLRWTGEKPIRGIQAAARLARHRLLGEFAASIGALAVFTGHTRDDLAETALMRGARGEGRGSAGIAPATLFGGSAWFLRPLLGVKRDQLRNYLVAQGVGWTVDPSNSDARFERARLRTALGQAKDGEAQMDRAVSAAADAAAIRMARAHWAAGIVRLHALYAAPGLIRLDRDALEASDETAIAALGALVAVAGGAEQLPDRKRIGALLHRLRAGTLRANLARALIDARKDAIFFLREARGLPQDAPTPDTIWDGRYAIVAAEEGGRVDSSRPAPAPDSLIRAARRAEPILPPDRAKIPVVAPWRQFLPVFDLVLANEVGRLIGASRLPSLPFQGHIEKTT; encoded by the coding sequence ATGCCGGGCGAAAAGTATGTCGCGGCAGTATCCGGCGGCAGCGATTCACTCGCGCTGCTTCTTCTTCTCAAGGCTCATCTTGACAGATCCTGTCCCGGCGCAAAGCTGATTGCAGCCACCGTCGATCACGGGTTGCGGCCCGCGTCCGCAATGGAGGCGGAGGATGTCGGCAGGCTTTGCCGCGATATCGGCCTCGAACATGTCGTGCTTCGCTGGACCGGCGAAAAGCCGATACGCGGCATTCAGGCCGCTGCTCGCCTTGCGCGCCATCGCCTCCTTGGGGAGTTCGCAGCGAGCATCGGTGCGTTGGCGGTTTTCACGGGCCATACGCGCGACGACCTTGCCGAAACGGCGCTGATGCGAGGCGCGCGCGGCGAAGGGCGGGGTAGCGCCGGGATCGCGCCCGCGACGCTTTTTGGCGGCTCGGCGTGGTTTCTCCGTCCGCTCCTCGGAGTGAAGAGGGACCAGTTGCGCAATTATCTCGTCGCGCAGGGCGTAGGCTGGACCGTTGATCCCAGCAACAGCGATGCTCGTTTCGAGCGCGCCCGGCTGCGTACAGCGCTCGGGCAGGCGAAGGACGGTGAAGCACAGATGGATCGCGCCGTGTCGGCGGCAGCGGATGCCGCCGCAATCCGCATGGCGCGCGCCCATTGGGCGGCGGGAATCGTGCGGCTTCATGCACTCTACGCTGCGCCGGGCCTGATCCGGCTCGACCGTGATGCCCTTGAGGCGTCGGACGAAACGGCAATCGCAGCGCTCGGCGCGCTCGTGGCGGTGGCGGGCGGCGCCGAGCAACTGCCGGACCGCAAGCGCATCGGCGCGCTCCTGCACAGGTTGCGGGCCGGGACGTTGCGCGCAAATCTCGCCCGCGCGCTGATCGATGCGCGAAAGGACGCGATTTTCTTCCTGCGCGAGGCGCGCGGTCTGCCGCAGGACGCACCGACCCCGGACACGATCTGGGACGGTCGATATGCGATTGTCGCGGCCGAGGAGGGCGGGCGCGTCGATTCGTCTCGCCCGGCGCCCGCGCCCGACAGCCTGATCCGCGCCGCCCGGCGTGCCGAGCCGATCTTGCCGCCTGACCGGGCAAAAATCCCCGTGGTTGCCCCTTGGCGGCAATTCCTGCCGGTTTTCGATCTTGTGCTCGCCAATGAGGTGGGACGTTTGATTGGCGCAAGTCGTTTACCGTCTTTGCCTTTTCAGGGTCACATTGAAAAGACAACGTAA
- the ftsH gene encoding ATP-dependent zinc metalloprotease FtsH, protein MNPNYRNLALWAIIAVLLIALFNLFQGGPQQRGSVQDIPYSEFLSQVEAGRVKTVTISGQRITGNYSDSAAAFQTYSPGDSDLVKRLEDKDVTINARPETDGSGSLLGVLLSWLPMILILGVWIFFMRQMQSGSGRAMGFGKSKAKLLTEAHGRVTFQDVAGVDEAKEDLEEIVEFLRDPQKFQRLGGKIPRGVLLVGPPGTGKTLLARSVAGEANVPFFTISGSDFVEMFVGVGASRVRDMFDQAKKNAPCIIFIDEIDAVGRHRGAGLGGGNDEREQTLNQLLVEMDGFEANEGIILIAATNRPDVLDPALLRPGRFDRQVVVPNPDINGREKILKVHVRNVPLAPNVDLKVIARGTPGFSGADLANLVNEAALMAARRNKRLVTMQEFEDAKDKVMMGAERRSSAMTQAEKELTAYHEAGHAILALNVPAADPLHKATIIPRGRALGMVMQLPEGDRYSMSYKYMISRLAIMMGGRVAEEIKFGKENITSGASSDIEQATKLARAMVTRWGFSDKLGHVAYGENQEEVFLGHSVARTQNVSEETAQIIDAEVRRLIDEAYSTAMRILTKHKKEWIALAEGLLEYETLSGEEIKQLIAGKKPSRDLGDDTPPSRGSAVPKAGSTRGKKKGSEPEGGMEPQPQS, encoded by the coding sequence ATGAATCCGAATTACCGTAATCTTGCTTTGTGGGCGATCATCGCGGTCTTGCTCATTGCGCTTTTCAACCTGTTTCAGGGCGGCCCGCAGCAGCGGGGGTCCGTACAGGATATCCCCTATTCCGAATTCCTTTCCCAGGTTGAAGCCGGTCGCGTGAAGACGGTCACGATTTCGGGGCAGCGCATAACGGGCAATTATTCCGACAGCGCCGCCGCGTTCCAGACCTATTCGCCGGGCGATTCCGATCTGGTGAAGCGCCTTGAGGACAAGGACGTGACCATCAACGCGCGGCCCGAGACGGACGGTTCCGGCTCGCTTCTGGGCGTGCTGCTGTCATGGCTGCCGATGATCCTGATTCTCGGGGTGTGGATCTTCTTCATGCGCCAGATGCAGTCCGGTTCGGGACGTGCGATGGGCTTCGGCAAGTCGAAGGCAAAGCTGCTCACCGAGGCGCATGGCCGGGTGACCTTTCAGGACGTGGCAGGCGTCGACGAGGCCAAGGAAGACCTCGAGGAGATTGTCGAGTTCCTGCGCGATCCGCAAAAATTTCAGAGGCTCGGCGGCAAGATTCCGCGCGGCGTGCTTCTCGTCGGCCCTCCCGGGACAGGCAAAACCCTGCTCGCGCGCTCGGTCGCGGGCGAGGCCAACGTGCCGTTCTTCACCATTTCCGGTTCGGATTTCGTCGAGATGTTCGTCGGTGTCGGCGCAAGCCGCGTGCGTGACATGTTCGATCAGGCGAAGAAGAACGCTCCCTGCATCATCTTCATCGATGAAATCGATGCCGTTGGCCGCCATCGCGGTGCGGGTCTCGGCGGCGGCAATGACGAACGCGAGCAGACGCTGAACCAGTTGCTGGTCGAAATGGATGGCTTCGAGGCCAATGAAGGCATCATCCTGATTGCCGCGACCAACCGGCCCGACGTTCTCGACCCCGCGCTCCTGAGGCCGGGCCGTTTCGACCGGCAGGTCGTGGTGCCGAACCCGGACATCAATGGCCGCGAGAAGATTCTCAAAGTGCATGTGCGCAACGTGCCGCTCGCGCCGAATGTCGACCTCAAGGTCATCGCGCGCGGGACGCCGGGTTTCTCCGGCGCCGACCTCGCCAATCTCGTCAACGAGGCGGCCCTTATGGCTGCCCGGCGCAACAAGCGCCTCGTGACCATGCAGGAATTCGAAGACGCCAAGGATAAGGTCATGATGGGCGCGGAGCGGCGCTCCTCGGCGATGACGCAGGCGGAAAAGGAGCTCACCGCCTATCATGAGGCCGGTCACGCCATCCTCGCGTTGAATGTTCCCGCTGCCGATCCGCTGCACAAGGCGACGATCATTCCTCGCGGACGTGCGCTCGGCATGGTCATGCAGTTGCCCGAAGGCGACCGCTATTCGATGAGCTACAAATACATGATCTCGCGGCTTGCGATCATGATGGGTGGACGCGTGGCGGAAGAGATCAAGTTCGGCAAGGAAAACATCACCTCCGGCGCATCTTCCGACATCGAGCAGGCGACCAAGCTGGCGCGCGCCATGGTCACCCGCTGGGGCTTTTCGGACAAGCTCGGCCATGTTGCCTATGGCGAGAACCAGGAAGAGGTGTTCCTCGGCCATTCGGTAGCGCGCACCCAGAACGTCTCGGAAGAGACGGCCCAGATCATCGATGCTGAAGTGCGTCGCCTGATCGACGAAGCCTATTCGACGGCCATGCGCATCCTGACCAAGCACAAGAAGGAATGGATCGCGCTGGCGGAAGGGCTGCTCGAATACGAGACGCTCAGCGGCGAGGAGATCAAGCAGCTTATTGCCGGCAAGAAGCCTTCGCGCGATCTGGGTGACGATACGCCGCCCTCACGCGGATCCGCTGTGCCGAAGGCCGGATCGACACGCGGCAAGAAGAAGGGCTCGGAGCCGGAAGGCGGCATGGAGCCACAGCCGCAAAGCTGA
- the glmM gene encoding phosphoglucosamine mutase, protein MTKRYFGTDGIRGRANSFPMTADVAMRVGMAAGMSFQRGDHRHRVVVGKDTRLSGYMLENAMVAGFCAAGMDVFLLGPIPTPAVAMLARSLRADIGVMISASHNPYDDNGIKLFGPDGYKLSDEHEQRIEAMLDQKIDINLADPDALGRAKRVDGVHDRYVEFAKRTLPRSMSLAGLRIVIDCANGAGYKVAPAALWELGAEVIAINVEPNGFNINKDCGSTHPAGLQKKVHEVRADIGIALDGDADRVTIVDETGAIVDGDQIMALIAESWNEAGRLAGGGVVATVMSNLGLERFLGEQGLQLHRTKVGDRYVVEHMRAHGFNVGGEQSGHIVLSDFSTTGDGLVSALQVLACVKRAEKPVSELCRKFEPVPQFLKNVRFSGGKPLEAKSVKQAIEDGRSRLGAGGRLVIRPSGTEPLIRVMAEGDDSVLVESVVDEIVGVIAEVRSAA, encoded by the coding sequence ATGACAAAGCGTTATTTCGGCACCGACGGCATCCGTGGACGCGCCAATTCCTTTCCGATGACTGCCGATGTCGCGATGCGCGTCGGCATGGCGGCAGGCATGTCCTTTCAGCGCGGCGATCACCGGCACAGGGTCGTGGTGGGCAAGGACACGCGCCTGTCCGGCTATATGCTGGAAAACGCGATGGTGGCAGGATTTTGTGCGGCGGGCATGGACGTGTTCCTGCTTGGCCCGATACCGACGCCCGCAGTTGCGATGCTCGCGCGGTCGCTGCGTGCCGATATCGGCGTGATGATCTCGGCCTCGCACAATCCTTATGACGACAATGGAATCAAGCTGTTCGGCCCTGATGGCTACAAGCTTTCGGACGAGCATGAACAGCGCATCGAAGCGATGCTGGACCAGAAGATCGACATCAACCTGGCTGACCCGGATGCGCTCGGACGCGCAAAGCGCGTCGATGGTGTGCATGACCGCTACGTCGAGTTCGCGAAGCGCACGCTGCCGCGTTCGATGTCGCTTGCCGGCCTGCGCATCGTGATCGATTGCGCAAACGGCGCTGGCTACAAGGTTGCGCCCGCAGCACTTTGGGAGCTTGGCGCGGAAGTCATCGCCATCAATGTCGAGCCCAACGGCTTCAACATCAACAAGGATTGCGGTTCAACCCATCCGGCGGGACTGCAGAAGAAGGTGCACGAAGTGCGCGCCGACATCGGCATTGCGCTCGACGGTGATGCGGACCGCGTGACCATCGTGGACGAAACCGGCGCAATCGTCGATGGTGACCAGATCATGGCATTGATCGCGGAGTCCTGGAACGAGGCGGGCCGTCTGGCGGGCGGCGGCGTCGTGGCCACCGTCATGTCGAATCTCGGCCTCGAACGTTTCCTCGGCGAGCAGGGCCTCCAGCTTCATCGCACCAAGGTTGGCGACCGATATGTTGTCGAACACATGCGGGCGCACGGCTTCAATGTCGGCGGAGAGCAATCCGGCCACATCGTGTTGTCCGACTTTTCGACCACGGGGGACGGCCTGGTATCCGCCTTGCAGGTGCTTGCCTGCGTCAAGCGCGCCGAGAAGCCCGTCAGCGAACTTTGCCGCAAATTCGAGCCCGTGCCGCAGTTTCTCAAGAATGTCCGCTTTTCGGGCGGAAAGCCGCTAGAGGCGAAATCGGTCAAGCAGGCGATTGAGGACGGGCGCTCGCGCCTCGGCGCAGGAGGGCGGCTCGTCATTCGTCCCTCGGGCACCGAGCCGCTGATCCGCGTGATGGCTGAAGGCGATGATTCGGTGCTGGTCGAATCCGTCGTGGACGAAATCGTCGGCGTCATCGCGGAGGTCCGTTCGGCCGCCTGA
- a CDS encoding porin family protein yields the protein MRVFLTGIAVLLAGTTVQALAADMPAVDPAPVVYEQPNTGGWYIRGDLGGHWADFGEAEYITYGAGVPLPGTDILEGNLDGAFTLGAGVGYQINEHFRTDITADYWFDADFNGSSSGGATTDTSSMSAWLLLANAYVDFGTWGGFTPYVGAGIGGAHIKWDTLVNTPPGAEHPGDSNWRFAAAVMAGASYCLTDKLQLDAGYRFTHVEGGRMFEQVGTQPGPGFDDGLNVHEVRGGLRYALGGSAANCVEPAVYVPAVEPVYK from the coding sequence ATGCGCGTTTTCTTGACCGGCATCGCTGTTTTGTTGGCGGGCACCACGGTGCAGGCTCTGGCTGCGGACATGCCCGCGGTTGATCCGGCCCCCGTGGTCTACGAACAGCCCAACACGGGCGGCTGGTACATTCGCGGCGATCTCGGCGGGCATTGGGCCGATTTCGGCGAAGCCGAATACATCACCTACGGAGCGGGCGTTCCGTTGCCGGGGACGGACATTCTTGAAGGCAATCTGGACGGCGCGTTCACGCTGGGCGCGGGCGTCGGCTACCAGATCAACGAACATTTCCGCACAGACATCACGGCCGATTACTGGTTCGATGCAGATTTCAACGGATCGAGCAGCGGCGGTGCGACGACCGACACATCCTCGATGTCGGCCTGGTTGTTGCTGGCGAATGCCTATGTCGACTTCGGCACTTGGGGCGGGTTCACACCCTATGTCGGCGCGGGCATCGGCGGTGCCCATATCAAGTGGGATACGCTGGTGAACACGCCGCCCGGTGCGGAACATCCCGGTGATTCGAATTGGCGCTTTGCGGCAGCGGTGATGGCCGGTGCCTCCTACTGCCTGACCGACAAGCTGCAATTGGACGCAGGCTATCGGTTCACACATGTGGAAGGCGGACGCATGTTCGAGCAGGTCGGCACGCAACCCGGTCCTGGATTCGATGACGGTCTGAATGTCCATGAAGTTCGTGGCGGCCTCCGGTATGCGCTTGGGGGAAGCGCCGCAAACTGCGTCGAACCCGCGGTCTACGTGCCCGCCGTGGAGCCGGTCTACAAATAG
- a CDS encoding outer membrane beta-barrel protein: MSSRIQFTLAVLLGTCACTFAAEKLPVVISDQSPAAGFKPTSNWYLLGSLSYVASDPVYDYTQNGEDSQTRRFGYTVGTGYRLNERLRGDITTSYITRESYSDPADATNSGRLRIWSMLLNGYYDIGTYADFTPYVGAGVGLMRTLDTMPETFSGTVPGYNSSQTEFAFALNAGVGYRMSDSLTFDMGYQFLASPTTQYVDYGSGTVEDGLNLHQLRIGFRYTMN; encoded by the coding sequence ATGTCTTCTAGAATTCAGTTTACCTTGGCTGTGCTGTTGGGCACGTGTGCATGCACGTTCGCGGCGGAAAAGTTGCCGGTGGTGATTTCGGACCAGTCACCGGCGGCAGGATTCAAGCCGACGTCGAATTGGTACTTGCTCGGCAGCCTGAGCTATGTCGCCAGCGACCCTGTCTATGATTACACGCAGAATGGCGAGGACAGCCAGACAAGGCGTTTTGGCTACACGGTCGGCACCGGCTACCGCCTGAATGAAAGGCTGCGTGGGGACATTACGACGAGCTATATCACGCGGGAGTCCTATTCCGATCCTGCCGATGCGACCAATTCAGGCCGCCTCAGGATCTGGAGTATGTTGCTCAACGGATATTACGATATTGGAACCTATGCGGATTTCACGCCCTATGTTGGTGCGGGCGTGGGCCTGATGCGCACGTTGGACACGATGCCTGAGACCTTCTCGGGCACGGTTCCGGGCTATAACTCCTCCCAGACGGAGTTCGCTTTTGCATTGAACGCAGGCGTCGGATATCGCATGTCGGACAGCCTGACCTTCGATATGGGATATCAGTTCCTCGCTTCGCCGACGACGCAATATGTCGACTATGGCAGCGGTACAGTTGAGGATGGTCTGAATCTGCACCAGCTCCGGATCGGCTTCCGCTACACGATGAACTAG